The genome window CGCCGCTATCGCAGAAATCGGTGAAAACATCGTTCTGCGTAAAAGCGAAAAATTTGTTGCTGAACAGGGCGCGGTTTCCTCCTACATCCACATGGGCGGAAAAGTCGGCGTGATGGTTGAGTTCGGCCTCGAAAACGAAGCCACCGCAACCAACGACACCTTCAAGGAACTCGGCCTCGACATCTGCCTGCACGTAGCTGCGGTCAACCCGATGGCCCTCGACCGCGACGGAATTCCGGCCGAAACCGTTGAAGAAGAAAAAGCCCTCTTCGCTAAACAGGTTGAAGGCAAACCGGAAAACATCGTTGAAGGCATCCTCAAAGGAAAACTCAACAAATTCTACGCAACCAACTGCCTGCTTGAGCAGGGTTTTGTTAAAGAAGACAAAACCAGCATCACCGACCTGCTTGCAGCCAAAGGAAAAGAGCTGGGTGACACCATCACCATCAAGCGCTATATCCGCTGGCAGCTCGGTGAAGCATAAGCATGTACTCGGAAGTTTCCAACCATTGGAAACCCAAAGGCCGCTCCTCACGGGGCGGCCTTTTTTGCATTCGCTGACGTTCCATAGTTTGGAAAAAGGACTGCCCCTCCAAACCCTGGGAATCAGGCTGAAGCTGCCTGATGTTTTCCAGACTCCGGAAAAACAAGAAGCCGCTCCGATGAACTCAGAGCGGCTTCGGTTTATTTGTGAAAAGAAAGTTTTCTATTCAACCACAATGCATTCAGTGATGACAACCGGTTCAACCGGCACATCGCTGTGTCCGCCTTTGCGGCCTGTAGCAACGCCCTCAACAGCTTTCACCACGTCCAGACCTTCAACCACTTTTCCAAACACGCAATACCCCCAGCCCTGCATGGTCGGAGCGCGGAAGTTCAGGAAATCATTGTTTTTGGTGTTGATAAAGAACTGTGCAGACGCGCTGTGGGGATCTGAAGTCCGGGCCATGGCAATCGTTCCCAGATCATTCTTGAGGCCGTTGTTCGCTTCATTGTCCACGGTGTTCGGTGCAGACTTCTGCTGCATCTCGGCAGTGAACCCTCCGCCCTGAATCATGAAATCCGCAATGACACGGTGGAAAATCGTGCCGTTGTAATGACCGCTCTCGACGTATTTCAGAAAATTGGCGACCGTATTCGGCGCTTTCTCCGCATCGAGTTCCAGCTTGATATCTCCCTTAGTCGTCTTCATTAAGACCATAGTTTTACTTTCCTTTACGGGTTCCGGTTGTTCATTCACGGACTGAACCTTTTCCCCCGCCTCAGAACTGCCGGTTAGAAGGAAGGTCGCCATGAGCATACTGCATAGAATCAGAACATTGTTTTTCATGTGCAAAAACCTATTGGTGTTTGGGGCGGTTGTCGATAAAGTTTGTCTTTGTTTTATTGAAAAAGGACCCGACTCGATGAAAGACAAAGCTTCTGCCATTTTATTGATTTCCTGCCCGGACCAGCAGGGAATTGTCTGCGCTGTAACCGACTTCCTGATGCGCCACGATGGGAATATTATCGACCTTGAGCAGCATACCGACACCGAGGAAGGTGTTTTCTTTATGCGTGTCGAATGGGAGCTGGAGGGATTTGCCCTGCCCCGTGACCAGATCAGCGAAAAATTCAGCCTGATTGCCGACCGCCACCAGATGAAAGTGGAACTGCATTTCTCCGACTACCGACCGCGCGTGGCCATTTTTGTATCTAAATTTTCGCACTGTATCCACGACCTGCTCGCCCGCCGGCATACCGGCGAGTACAATGTCGATATTCCGCTCATCGTCAGCAACCATCCGGATCTTGAACCGCTGGCAAAGATGTACGGTGTTGATTATCAGCTGATCGAAATCACGAAAGAAAACAAAGCGGAACAGGAACAGAAAACCATTGATCTGATGCGTGAATACAGCATCGACCTGATCGTACTGGCCCGTTACATGCAGATTCTATCCGACAATTTCTGCCGCCAGTTTCCCAACCGGATTATCAACATTCACCATTCCTTTCTACCCGCATTTGTGGGAGCCAAACCGTATCACTCCGCCCATCAGCGCGGCGTGAAAATTATCGGAGCCACCAGCCACTATGTCACCAGCGACCTGGATGAAGGTCCGATCATCGAGCAGGAAGTGATGCGGGTTTCTCATAAAGACTCCGTGGAAAGTCTGATTCGCAAAGGCCGCGACCTTGAAAAAGTGGTCCTTTCCCGCGCGGTCTGGGCACACCTGCAGAACCGGGTGCTGGCCTACAAAAACCGCACTGTGGTGTTCAGCTGATCATGTCGAAACGAACACGACAACTCCGGCATCCGTTCGAACGCGCGGCCATTCATCTTGCAATGGCAGTTATCCCGCGCCTGCCCCGATACGGCGTACTGGCGCTGGCAAAAATCGGAGGCCGAGCCGGCTATCTGTTTGATTCCCGCAGCCGACGGATCGGACTGGCCAATCTGGATGTGGCGTTTGGGGACACCAGAACCGCAGAAGAAAAAAAGCAAATCTTAAAAACCTCGTTCGTCACGATGGTGCGCACACTGCTCGACACATTCTGGTTTGCCCACCACTCGGGCAAACGCCTGGATAAATACGTTGTCCTCGATGACAGTTCTAAGGTTTTCTTTCAGGACAAGGCGCACATCTGCATTACAGCGCACTTTGGAAACTGGGAAATCATCGGACAGATGAGCGGACACAAACAGCTTCCGCTGCACAGCATTGCCACGCCTGTCAAAAATGAGCTCGTCAACAAGCATTTCATTCGCGCCCGCGAAGCAACCGGACAAACTATTATCCCGCGCAAAGGGGCCCTGCGGAAACTGCTCGGAATTCTTCGTAAAGGCGGGAAAACCGCTTTCCTGGCCGACCAGAACACCTCGGAAAATAACGGCGGCATCTGGGTTGATTTTTTCGGCCTGCCCGCAACGGTCACAGCCGCACCGGCCCTGCTCTCCGGCCGGACCGGCGCTGAAATTCTGATGGGGTTCTGCTCCCCGCTGCCCGGAGGGTACTACCGCATCTACTCCACAGGAACTTTTGATCCACCGGCAGAAACCGGAGAAGCATCGATCCGCAGGCTGACTGAGCAGATCACTCAGGTCACGGAAAAAGAAATTCGCGAACATCCGGAATACTGGCTGTGGATGTATAAACGCTGGAAAACGCATCAACCCGGCGACGATCCCACTAAATACCCGTGCTACAAAAAGAGCCGCCCGCAGTGAGCGCGCCTTTCTAAGATTGGATTCTCCAAAACTCGGAAGCCGACCTCCCGATCCGTGAAAAGCTTTCAAAAACAGGAAGCTTGCGTCCAGATCCGGAACGCTGGATCAACACAAACCGTTTTACAGCCTGGTTCCCGATGGAATAATGGTTTTTTTGGGAATGACGATGACACCATCACGAACCACGTAGGTATCTGTTTTTTCGCCATCCACCTTACCGTCCGGGGAAATATAAACGCTGTCGCCGATATGAACATTTTTATCGATAATCGCATTTTTAATGTAGCAGTCTTTTCCGATCCCCAGCGAAGGAACGCCTGGCGTCGGTTTTTTCAATGACTTTTCCTGCTCATAATAATCAGCCCCCATGATCACCGAATGCTCAATCACCGTTCCCTCTCCAATGACAGCCCGGGTCCCCACCACCGAATGCAGAATCCGGTGGCCCGAAATAATACATCCGTCTGAAAGCAGACAGCGGTTCAGGTCGCAGCAGTTGATTTTGGACGGCGGCAGATATCGCATGTGCGTATAAACCGGAGCCTCCGCATCATAAAAGGTGAATTCCGGGATCAGATCGGTCAGCGCCAGGTTTGCTTCATGGAACATTCCAATCGTCCCGATGTCTTTCCAGTATCCTTCAAAATTATGACTGAACACTTTCCTCTCACTGATTGCTGCCGGAATGATATGCTTTCCAAAGTCCGAATCATCGTTCGAACAAAGCAACTCTTTGAGAACATCCGCATTGAAGACATAAATTCCCATACTGGCCAGATAACACTCGTCTTCAAACATTGGCGCCCGCAAATCATCGAGTTCCGGACCATCACC of Tichowtungia aerotolerans contains these proteins:
- the tsf gene encoding translation elongation factor Ts, with the translated sequence MNITAAQVKELRDATNVSMMDCKRALQEAEGDMDKAVKLLRERGMAVAAKKASRVAKDGKISAKISNDGKTGVMIEINCETDFVTRNEKFQSFVAEMTDKAMDVDNPAEAFKDEITAAIAEIGENIVLRKSEKFVAEQGAVSSYIHMGGKVGVMVEFGLENEATATNDTFKELGLDICLHVAAVNPMALDRDGIPAETVEEEKALFAKQVEGKPENIVEGILKGKLNKFYATNCLLEQGFVKEDKTSITDLLAAKGKELGDTITIKRYIRWQLGEA
- a CDS encoding glucose-1-phosphate adenylyltransferase, coding for MNTVGLILGGGAGTRLQPLTKDRAKPAVPIAGKYRLVDIPISNCINSGIRSIYLLTQFNSVSLHRHIQSTYLFDQFSRGAVRMLAAEQTPESEGWFQGTADAVRQSMKYFMHNEPDFVVILSGDQLYRMDFSKVIEEHIERGADVTICTKPVSRNEAGSLGIMHVDETNKIVKFAEKPGDGPELDDLRAPMFEDECYLASMGIYVFNADVLKELLCSNDDSDFGKHIIPAAISERKVFSHNFEGYWKDIGTIGMFHEANLALTDLIPEFTFYDAEAPVYTHMRYLPPSKINCCDLNRCLLSDGCIISGHRILHSVVGTRAVIGEGTVIEHSVIMGADYYEQEKSLKKPTPGVPSLGIGKDCYIKNAIIDKNVHIGDSVYISPDGKVDGEKTDTYVVRDGVIVIPKKTIIPSGTRL
- a CDS encoding peptidylprolyl isomerase; this translates as MVLMKTTKGDIKLELDAEKAPNTVANFLKYVESGHYNGTIFHRVIADFMIQGGGFTAEMQQKSAPNTVDNEANNGLKNDLGTIAMARTSDPHSASAQFFINTKNNDFLNFRAPTMQGWGYCVFGKVVEGLDVVKAVEGVATGRKGGHSDVPVEPVVITECIVVE
- a CDS encoding lysophospholipid acyltransferase family protein, coding for MSKRTRQLRHPFERAAIHLAMAVIPRLPRYGVLALAKIGGRAGYLFDSRSRRIGLANLDVAFGDTRTAEEKKQILKTSFVTMVRTLLDTFWFAHHSGKRLDKYVVLDDSSKVFFQDKAHICITAHFGNWEIIGQMSGHKQLPLHSIATPVKNELVNKHFIRAREATGQTIIPRKGALRKLLGILRKGGKTAFLADQNTSENNGGIWVDFFGLPATVTAAPALLSGRTGAEILMGFCSPLPGGYYRIYSTGTFDPPAETGEASIRRLTEQITQVTEKEIREHPEYWLWMYKRWKTHQPGDDPTKYPCYKKSRPQ
- the purU gene encoding formyltetrahydrofolate deformylase, with translation MKDKASAILLISCPDQQGIVCAVTDFLMRHDGNIIDLEQHTDTEEGVFFMRVEWELEGFALPRDQISEKFSLIADRHQMKVELHFSDYRPRVAIFVSKFSHCIHDLLARRHTGEYNVDIPLIVSNHPDLEPLAKMYGVDYQLIEITKENKAEQEQKTIDLMREYSIDLIVLARYMQILSDNFCRQFPNRIINIHHSFLPAFVGAKPYHSAHQRGVKIIGATSHYVTSDLDEGPIIEQEVMRVSHKDSVESLIRKGRDLEKVVLSRAVWAHLQNRVLAYKNRTVVFS